The genomic segment AATATATGCTTGACCATGTTAAAAGTTAAtgttttgtaatatatatatatatatataatatataatatatgttttttttggtatatataaaatatataaaaaagaatacaacagaaaaaaaaatataatatacaaaaaaaaaaaaaaaaaaaataaataaataagaattaaaaaaaaagaattcatattaaaaaaaaaataaacattatGATTTTGTATTCATGTGTTGTttgttttattgtttttgtttttcatgTGAAGGCATATTCCAAAAATAAAGTTCTTAAATATGCTAAACCAggtacaatataaataaataaataaatgaatatgtatatatatatatatatatatatatataattacatgtttattataaaaagtacTAGATATATAGTTAAACATTTATCTATAAAAAAATCTGTATGAACTTTTGGTGTAGGTTTTATTACAAATGAAATTGATATAGGGGCGTATGCAAAGAGAAGAGGTgtggcaaaaaaaaaaaaaaaaaaaaaaaaaaaaattaatacatacatatatacatatttatatttacacaaaattattatattttttaggaAAAAGTAGACTAGGTAGTCTACACAACTACGGCTATACTTCTACCAAATCTGTAGATAACCAAATTGAAGAATTACGAGAAAAGGTTGtatctaaaaataaaaacgaaCCAGAATTTCTTCAAGCGTTTGAAGAAGTATTATCATGTTTAAAGCCAGTGTTTAAAAAAGACAATGTATATATAGGAGTACTAGAAAATATCGCCGAACCAGAAAGGGTAATTCAATTTCGTGTACCTTGGATAAATGATAAAGGAGAGCATAAAATGAATAGAGGTTTTAGAGTACAATACAATTCTGTATTAGGTCCATATAAAGGTGGTTTAAGATTTCATCCAACAGTTAATTTAAgtgttattaaatttttaggATTCGaacaaatttttaaaaatagttTAACTACACTTCCAATGGGTGGAGGAAAAGGAGGATCTGATTTTGATCCCAAGGGAAAATCAGAAAatgaaattttaaaattttgtcAATCATTTATGACAAATTTGTTCAGATATATTGGGCCTAATACTGATGTACCAGCTGGTGATATTGGTGTAGGAGGTAGAGAAATTGGGTACTTATTTggacaatataaaaaattaaaaaattcatttgAAGGTGTATTAACAGgtaagaatataaaatggGGAGGAAGCAATATTCGAGCTGAAGCTACAGGATATGGTGTTGTTTATTTTGCtgaaaatgttttaaaagatttaaacgataatttagaaaataaaaaatgtctAGTTAGTGGAAGTGGTAATGTTGCTCAATATTTAGTTGAAAAACTCATTGAAAAAGGTGCAATAGTTTTAACAATGAGTGATAGTAATGGCTATATTCTGGAACCTAATGGATTTACGAAAGaacaattaaattatattatggatataaaaaataatcaaagaTTAAgattaaaagaatatttaaaatattctaaAACTGctaaatattttgaaaatcAAAAACCATGGAATATTCCATGTGATATTGCTTTTCCATGTGCAACacaaaatgaaattaatgaaaatgatgCTGACTTGttcatacaaaataaatgCAAAATGATTGTAGAAGGTGCAAACATGCCAACACATATAAAAGCTTTACAcaaattaaaacaaaataatatcattttatgTCCATCCAAAGCTGCTAATGCTGGAGGGGTAGCTGTAAGTGGACTAGAAATGAGTCAAAACTCTATGAGGTTGCAATGGACACACCAAGAAACTGATATGAAGttacaaaatattatgaaaagcATTTATGAACAATGTCATAATACATCCAAAATTTACCTGAACGAGTCAGATTTAGTTGCAGGTGCTAATATAGCTGGGTTTTTAAAAGTAGCTGACTCGTTCCTAGAGCAAGGAGGTTTATAAGTATAAACATACAAACATaaaaacatacatacatatatatatatatatatatatataacaaaataaatgctacatttagatatataagaaaaaaaaaaacaaaaaaaaaacaagttGACCAATATTTACCTTGTTcactttaaaataatataaactaaATAAgcacaacatata from the Plasmodium falciparum 3D7 genome assembly, chromosome: 14 genome contains:
- a CDS encoding NADP-specific glutamate dehydrogenase, producing MILYSCVVCFIVFVFHVKAYSKNKVLKYAKPGFITNEIDIGAYAKRRGKSRLGSLHNYGYTSTKSVDNQIEELREKVVSKNKNEPEFLQAFEEVLSCLKPVFKKDNVYIGVLENIAEPERVIQFRVPWINDKGEHKMNRGFRVQYNSVLGPYKGGLRFHPTVNLSVIKFLGFEQIFKNSLTTLPMGGGKGGSDFDPKGKSENEILKFCQSFMTNLFRYIGPNTDVPAGDIGVGGREIGYLFGQYKKLKNSFEGVLTGKNIKWGGSNIRAEATGYGVVYFAENVLKDLNDNLENKKCLVSGSGNVAQYLVEKLIEKGAIVLTMSDSNGYILEPNGFTKEQLNYIMDIKNNQRLRLKEYLKYSKTAKYFENQKPWNIPCDIAFPCATQNEINENDADLFIQNKCKMIVEGANMPTHIKALHKLKQNNIILCPSKAANAGGVAVSGLEMSQNSMRLQWTHQETDMKLQNIMKSIYEQCHNTSKIYLNESDLVAGANIAGFLKVADSFLEQGGL